The region TCGAGGTGGACGGCAGCGAGCACGATGTCAACAAACAGATCGACAAGGTGGCGGAAATCTGCGCCGCGTGCCGTTCGCGCGAGGTGAAGGTGGCCAAGGACCAGGCGGAGGCCGCCCAGTTGTGGGCCGGCCGCCGGTCGGCGTTCGGGGCGCTGTGCAAGAGCGCAAGGACGGTGTTCGTCGAGGACGCGACCGTGCCGCGCAGCAAGGTGCCGGATATCGTGAAACGCATCCAGGAGATCGCCCGAAAGTACGATTTGGTTATTCCCATTCTCGGCCATACCGGCGACGGCAATATGCACCCCAACATCCTGACCGACGAGCGCAACGCGGAGGAGATGAAACGGGTCGACGCGGCGATCGACGAGATGTTCGAGGCCGCACTGGCCCTGGGCGGCACGCTGTCGGGCGAGCACGGCATCGGCCTGATCAAGCGGAAATATATGCCGTGGCAGTTCGGCGAGGAAGGCCTGGATTTCATGCGGAGCATCAAGCGGTCCGTCGACCCGAACAATATCCTCAACCCGGGCAAGATGTTCCTCATGGAGAAGGGTGAATGACATGAAGACGCTGAAACAGATGCGGGAAGAGTCCGAAAAGTGCCTGCGCTGCGGCCTCTGCCAGATCGTGTGCCCGATCTACAACGTGCTGGGCAGCGAGCCGGCGGTGGCGCGCGCCAAGGTCCGCCTGGCCCGTGAGCTGGCGGGCGACGTCCTCAAGGTGACGCCGCGGATGAGGAAGATCATGTCGCTGTGCCTGAACTGCAAGGCGTGCGTCGCCAACTGCCCGTCGCAGGTGCACACCGATAAGCTGGTGCTGGCGGCGCGGGCCCAGATCAAGGACGAGGACGGCCTGCCTTTCCTGCTCGGCGCCGCCCTGAAACAATTCCTGCCCAATAACAGCCTCCAGGGCGTGGCGGCCAAATCGGCCTATCTCTACCAGCATCTCGGGCTGCAACAGGCGGTGCGCGGCAGCGGGCTTCTCAAGGCGGTGTCCCCCGACCTCGCCCAGAAGGAGGGCGTGATGCCGGAGTTCGCCCCGCGAACTTTCCGCGCCGAGCTGGCGAATATGACGCTTAAGAAGGGCGGCAAGGTCAAGGTCGCCTATTATCTGAGCTGCATGACGAATATGGTCAATCCGGCGCTGGGCAAGGCGGTGATCGAGGTGCTGGAGCGCCACGGCTGCGAGGTCGTCATTCCGACGGACGTGCAGTGCTGCGGCACGCCGCAATTGGCGTACGGCGACGTGGAGACGGCCGAGGCGCTGGCGAGGAACAACGCCAGGCTGCTGGCGGCGACGGGCGCGGATTACATCCTGACGGACTGCGGGACGTGCGGCGACACGCTGCGCCATTACGAGGAGCTGACCGCCGACGCCGCCGGCTTCGAGCAGAAGGTGCTGGATGTGAGCGAGTTCCTCGTCGACAAGCTGGGCGTCAAGCCTGGCGACAAGCCGGTGGAGGCGGTCGTAACCTATCACGATTCCTGTCACCTCAACAGGGGCCAGGGGGTGAACAGGCAGCCGCGCGAGATTCTCAAGGCCATTCCCGGCCTGACTTTCCGGGAGATGGCGGAGGCCGACCGCTGCTGCGGCGGCGCCGGGACGTTCGCGATCACCAATTACGATCTGTCGATGGCTATCCTCGACAGGAAGGTCGGCAATATCAAGGCGGTTAACCCGACGATCGTGGCCGCCGGCTGCCCGGCGTGCAAGATGCAGCTCGAGCACGGGCTGGCCCGCAACAATGTCGGGGCAACGGTGGCCCACCCGGTGGAGCTACTGGCGAAAACGTACTGAGCTAATACGCGGAAGAACACGCGATACCCCCTATCCCAAGTGGTTATAGGGGGTATCGCTTTTGTTTATGCGCCTTTTTTCACTTTTTCACAGGAAAAATATGAAGATATTTAGAAATATTTCAATGTCGAATTTTGGCAGAAGGTGGC is a window of Selenomonadales bacterium 4137-cl DNA encoding:
- a CDS encoding (Fe-S)-binding protein; its protein translation is MKTLKQMREESEKCLRCGLCQIVCPIYNVLGSEPAVARAKVRLARELAGDVLKVTPRMRKIMSLCLNCKACVANCPSQVHTDKLVLAARAQIKDEDGLPFLLGAALKQFLPNNSLQGVAAKSAYLYQHLGLQQAVRGSGLLKAVSPDLAQKEGVMPEFAPRTFRAELANMTLKKGGKVKVAYYLSCMTNMVNPALGKAVIEVLERHGCEVVIPTDVQCCGTPQLAYGDVETAEALARNNARLLAATGADYILTDCGTCGDTLRHYEELTADAAGFEQKVLDVSEFLVDKLGVKPGDKPVEAVVTYHDSCHLNRGQGVNRQPREILKAIPGLTFREMAEADRCCGGAGTFAITNYDLSMAILDRKVGNIKAVNPTIVAAGCPACKMQLEHGLARNNVGATVAHPVELLAKTY